The following proteins come from a genomic window of Paramicrobacterium humi:
- a CDS encoding DUF1905 domain-containing protein, protein MAVFRTVLESTGGNNVGIVVPEEVVQSFDRGKRVPVIVTIDGGYAYKKTIGVMGGRYLVSFNADTRKKTGRGAGDEIEVGLDVDPDR, encoded by the coding sequence ATGGCAGTCTTCCGCACTGTTCTCGAATCGACCGGCGGCAACAACGTGGGAATCGTCGTTCCCGAGGAGGTTGTGCAGAGCTTCGATCGAGGCAAGCGCGTTCCCGTCATCGTCACCATCGACGGCGGCTACGCGTACAAGAAGACCATCGGCGTGATGGGCGGTCGCTACCTCGTCTCGTTCAATGCCGACACGCGGAAGAAGACGGGTCGTGGTGCGGGTGACGAGATCGAAGTGGGGCTCGACGTCGACCCTGACCGCTGA
- a CDS encoding NAD-dependent epimerase/dehydratase family protein, translating to MDRIAITGAAGRIGATVLPLLRRPEREFVLIDSKRVSSAASDDVVIELDILDRDALREAFRGADTVIHLAGIPSETAWEDLLQTNIDGTQAVLEAAKDARVGSIMLASSIHAVGMSTMEDARRTGTLIPRPEGFYGVSKAAMEALGSMYADRYGMTVVSARICAFSDDPESGLGPQTWFAPADAARLIEAVHALDRPGHHIVWGVSATGADALEVAEGQGIGFHPAERAAVSASSALAPDTRLAGPAAEARNMPGEHWS from the coding sequence ATGGACAGAATCGCGATCACCGGCGCGGCGGGGAGAATCGGCGCCACTGTGCTGCCGCTGCTGCGCCGACCAGAACGGGAGTTCGTGCTCATCGATTCGAAACGCGTCAGCTCAGCGGCATCCGATGATGTCGTCATCGAGCTGGACATTCTCGATCGTGACGCGCTGCGCGAGGCGTTCCGCGGCGCGGACACGGTCATCCACTTGGCCGGCATCCCGAGCGAGACGGCGTGGGAGGACCTGCTGCAGACGAACATCGACGGGACGCAGGCTGTGCTCGAGGCGGCGAAGGACGCGCGCGTCGGGAGCATCATGCTCGCGAGTTCCATTCACGCTGTCGGAATGTCGACGATGGAAGACGCGCGTCGCACCGGCACGCTCATTCCGCGTCCCGAGGGGTTCTACGGGGTATCGAAGGCCGCGATGGAAGCCCTCGGCAGCATGTACGCCGACCGGTATGGGATGACCGTCGTCTCCGCGCGCATCTGCGCATTCTCCGACGACCCCGAATCCGGACTGGGGCCGCAAACCTGGTTCGCTCCAGCCGACGCGGCCCGCCTCATCGAGGCCGTCCACGCTCTCGACCGACCAGGACATCACATCGTCTGGGGCGTCTCGGCTACGGGAGCCGACGCCCTCGAGGTGGCCGAGGGGCAGGGAATCGGCTTCCACCCCGCAGAGCGCGCAGCCGTCTCTGCATCCAGCGCCTTGGCGCCCGACACTCGCCTCGCCGGCCCCGCCGCCGAGGCGCGCAATATGCCCGGCGAGCACTGGAGCTAG
- a CDS encoding dihydrofolate reductase family protein, with product MRPLRYSINVTLDGCCHHEAGLPPDEESMRYWSAEMARADALLFGRVTYEMMAQAWRKPATGTWPEWMDEWELPFAEAIDKAKKYVVSSTLSGVDWNAELVRGDLGHALERLKQEPGEGLWVGGVTLPLALADLGLIDEYEFIVQPILAGHGPTLLAGLRERIQLELVERHEFRSGAVAVRYRPVPA from the coding sequence ATGAGACCACTTCGATACTCGATCAACGTCACGCTCGACGGCTGCTGCCATCACGAGGCAGGGCTTCCCCCGGACGAGGAGTCGATGCGCTACTGGTCCGCTGAGATGGCACGGGCTGATGCCCTGCTCTTCGGTCGGGTGACGTACGAGATGATGGCGCAGGCGTGGCGGAAGCCGGCCACGGGGACCTGGCCCGAGTGGATGGATGAGTGGGAGCTTCCGTTCGCCGAGGCGATCGACAAGGCGAAGAAGTACGTCGTGTCGAGCACCCTGAGCGGAGTCGATTGGAATGCCGAGCTGGTGCGCGGCGACCTAGGGCACGCGCTTGAGCGGCTCAAGCAGGAGCCAGGTGAAGGCTTGTGGGTGGGCGGCGTGACGCTGCCCCTGGCGTTGGCAGATCTGGGACTCATCGACGAGTACGAATTCATCGTGCAGCCGATCCTTGCCGGACACGGGCCGACGTTGCTGGCCGGCCTGCGCGAGCGCATCCAGCTTGAGCTCGTGGAGCGCCATGAGTTCCGGTCGGGAGCTGTCGCCGTGCGATACCGGCCCGTTCCGGCCTGA
- a CDS encoding alcohol dehydrogenase catalytic domain-containing protein, whose protein sequence is MRALIHHAFGDPSSELHIETVPDPVPGPGQVLIRMSASPIHNHDLLTVAGDYGFKPELPAASGTEATGVVEALGEGVSHLAIGQRVTGGSFGAWAEKYVANAAGLVPVPDSLDDGTAAQLISMPASALALLNTLKASQGDWIAQNAAGGAVGRLVAQFARSRDVNVLGLVRRSAGVEELAEAGIQNIVATDADGWRERVTEITDGAAIIAGVDSVGGTATGDMLSLVTDGGRLVLFGGMASWRMEAAIADVIFRGVTIEGFWGAKVMPALAPEARSALIGEVIQRAVAGDITLPVEEVFPSNGLPTPSPPTTAPGVPAKCSCAPDPLLAGRTRTAPDPEVKSPDQGLLHSRG, encoded by the coding sequence GTGCGCGCACTCATCCACCACGCTTTCGGCGACCCCAGCAGCGAACTCCACATCGAGACCGTCCCCGATCCGGTTCCCGGCCCAGGCCAGGTACTGATTCGGATGTCCGCCTCGCCCATCCACAACCACGATCTGCTCACCGTTGCGGGCGACTACGGCTTCAAGCCCGAACTGCCGGCCGCGTCTGGGACCGAGGCGACCGGCGTCGTCGAGGCACTGGGCGAGGGAGTCTCTCACCTCGCGATTGGCCAGCGCGTGACCGGCGGTTCGTTCGGCGCCTGGGCGGAGAAATACGTCGCGAACGCGGCCGGTCTCGTCCCTGTGCCCGATTCACTCGACGACGGGACCGCCGCCCAGCTCATCTCAATGCCAGCAAGCGCGCTCGCGCTGCTGAACACGCTGAAGGCGAGCCAGGGCGACTGGATCGCACAGAACGCGGCAGGCGGCGCCGTCGGTCGATTGGTCGCACAGTTCGCCCGCAGCCGGGACGTGAATGTTCTCGGCCTCGTGCGACGCAGCGCGGGTGTCGAGGAGCTCGCGGAGGCAGGAATCCAGAACATCGTCGCTACCGACGCGGATGGCTGGCGCGAGCGCGTCACCGAGATCACTGACGGTGCGGCGATCATCGCGGGCGTCGACTCAGTCGGCGGGACCGCGACCGGCGACATGCTCAGCCTGGTCACCGATGGCGGCCGGCTTGTGCTGTTCGGCGGCATGGCCTCGTGGCGAATGGAGGCCGCGATCGCCGACGTCATCTTCCGTGGCGTCACGATCGAGGGCTTCTGGGGTGCGAAGGTGATGCCCGCATTGGCTCCCGAGGCGCGCAGTGCCCTGATCGGCGAGGTGATTCAGCGGGCCGTCGCCGGCGACATCACGCTTCCCGTCGAGGAAGTCTTCCCCTCGAACGGATTGCCGACGCCATCGCCGCCCACAACCGCCCCGGGCGTGCCGGCAAAGTGCTCCTGCGCGCCTGATCCTCTTCTCGCAGGGCGAACGAGAACAGCCCCAGATCCGGAGGTCAAATCTCCTGATCAGGGGCTGCTTCATTCGCGTGGGTGA